A window of the Procambarus clarkii isolate CNS0578487 chromosome 19, FALCON_Pclarkii_2.0, whole genome shotgun sequence genome harbors these coding sequences:
- the LOC138366275 gene encoding cystinosin homolog — MAATSHQPSYPWAKLCLLMLIAVTPVFAQTPAPPAGPVGFLAPVPVAGVVTRFLRVPVPVDPATPVDPSTPVDPSTLVDLSTPVDLSTPVDLSTPVDPATPVDPSTPVDPSTPVDPSTPVNPLTLSYSVLPVFPQTPTPVSDAAPVGPVHFSYLLPHSNATSTCRFESHDLTFVDYETKNFSLFVTGDVEEEVSLMFGFHGDDILEQIPNVTLVPGDVEKTFNIVLVARRVGHTVLVVNASPENMTDVSDAFVRVSVSHSDDLDYFSDVVGWVYFTAWSVSFYPQTYINWRRKSVIGLHFDFLSLNIVGFFLYSLFNVCLYWAPSIKQQYFLRHPFGVNPVQLNDVIFSLHAFFACSIQVVQCCVYERGDQQISRTAKTILSGIVLSTLVMVILGSAVVIQWLDFLYFVSYVKLFITLIKYIPQAYYNYRRKSTSGWSIGNILLDFTGGTLSVAQMFIIAYNYNDWGSIFGDPTKFGLGLFSVIFDIFFMIQHYVLYRGTEGYQPNLNSPQPTHSSSLTESVSSVDYGAVGSIH; from the exons ATGGCAGCCACGTCCCACCAGCCATCATACCCTTGGGCTAAGCTCTGCCTCCTTATGCTGATAGCTGTAACACCTGTGTTCGCTCAGACACCTGCACCCCCTGCTGGACCTGTGGGCTTCCTAGCGCcagtacctgtggcaggtgtggtgacCAGGTTCTTACGAGTGCCAGTACCTGTAGACCCAGCGACACCTGTGGACCCATCGACACCTGTGGACCCATCGACACTTGTGGACCTATCAACACCTGTGGACCTATCAACACCTGTGGACCTATCAACACCTGTGGACCCAGCAACACCTGTGGACCCATCGACACCTGTGGACCCATCGACACCTGTGGACCCATCGACACCTGTGAACCCATTAACGCTTTCTTACTCTGTTTTGCCTGTGTTCCCACAAACACCAACACCTGTATCAGATGCAGCACCTGTGGGCCCTGTACACTTCTCATATCTACTCCCACACAGCAACGCCACATCCACCTGTAGATTTGAATCGCACGATTTGACGTTTGTGGATTATGAGACTAAGAATTTCAGTCTCTTTGTGACTGGTGACGTTGAGGAGGAAGTGTCACTCATGTTTGGTTTTCACGGCGATGATATTCTTGAACAAATACCAAACGTCACCCTCGTGCCGGGGGACGTAGAAAAAACGTTTAACATTGTTCTTGTGGCCAggcgtgtggggcacactgttctggtggtgaaTGCCAGCCCAGAGAATATGACGGACGTGTCTGATGCATTTGTTCGAGTGTCGGTCTCCCACTCCGACGACCTGGACTACTTTAGTGACGTTGTCGGGTGGGTGTACTTCACAGCCTGGTCTGTGTCGTTCTATCCGCAGACGTACATCAATTGGAGAAGGAAAAGTGTGATTGGCCTTCACTTTGATTTCCTGTCGTTGAATATCGTGGGTTTCTTCCTGTACAGTCTATTCAATGTGTGTTTATATTGGGCCCCATCCATAAAGCAGCAGTACTTCCTCAGACATCCTTTTGGAGTTAATCCGGTCCAACTGAACGATGTCATCTTTTCACTCCATGCGTTTTTTGCATGCAGCATCCAGGTGGTTCAGTGCTGTGTGTACGAACGTGGAGACCAACAGATCTCAAGAACTGCCAAGACTATACTCTCAGGCATTGTGTTGTCAACTCTCGTCATGGTCATCTTGGGGTCCGCAGTGGTGATCCAGTGGTTGGATTTCCTCTACTTTGTGTCCTACGTCAAGCTGTTCATCACACTCATCAAATATATACCACAG GCATACTATAACTACAGAAGAAAGAGCACCTCTGGCTGGAGCATCGGCAACATCCTGTTAGACTTCACTGGAGGCACACTCTCAGTTGCTCAGATGTTTATCATTGCTTACAACTACAATGATTGGGGGTCGATATTTGGAGATCCCACCAAATTTGGACTTGGTCTTTTCTCAGtcatatttgacattttttttatgattCAGCATTACGTGCTGTATCGTGGCACTGAAGGTTATCAGCCCAATCTGAATTCCCCACAACCCACTCACAGCAGCTCTCTTACTGAATCAGTGTCTTCTGTTGACTACGGAGCAGTTGGCAGTATTCATTAA